The Ostrinia nubilalis chromosome 17, ilOstNubi1.1, whole genome shotgun sequence genome contains a region encoding:
- the LOC135080117 gene encoding ER membrane protein complex subunit 7, producing MKPIALCVLAITLAGYVNCVTNSVEEDTGNGRYVIEGRVFPPDDQDSSNWQVDTRVHVNGGEYIAFIRDDGTFVIHNVPSGSYVVEIVHPDYMYEPVRVEINSKGKYRARKVNFIQTSQVIQVPYPLRMKPLSRFRYFQMREQWRLTDFLFNPMVIMMVLPLLLIMILPKMMNDPETKEDLKQISNLAKMGEMPEMSEMFTSLFSGGSTAKASNAKAKQVKKRQ from the coding sequence atgAAGCCTATCGCTCTCTGTGTGTTAGCCATAACACTAGCAGGCTACGTTAACTGCGTCACAAACTCTGTTGAGGAAGACACTGGAAATGGTCGATATGTCATTGAAGGAAGAGTATTTCCACCTGATGATCAAGACTCAAGCAATTGGCAGGTGGACACAAGGGTGCACGTAAACGGTGGGGAGTACATTGCTTTCATCAGGGATGATGGCACGTTCGTCATTCACAATGTACCATCAGGCTCCTATGTGGTTGAAATAGTCCATCCAGATTACATGTATGAGCCTGTCCGAGTAGAAATCAACTCCAAGGGCAAATACAGGGCTAGGAAAGTCAACTTCATACAAACATCTCAGGTGATTCAAGTACCATACCCTCTGCGGATGAAGCCATTGTCTCGTTTCCGATACTTCCAAATGAGGGAACAATGGCGACTGACAGATTTCTTATTCAACCCCATGGTGATCATGATGGTGCTGCCTCTGCTGCTGATTATGATCTTGCCCAAGATGATGAACGACCCAGAAACCAAAGAGGACTTGAAGCAGATAAGCAACTTGGCGAAAATGGGTGAAATGCCAGAGATGTCGGAGATGTTCACGTCACTGTTCAGTGGAGGATCCACAGCAAAAGCCTCCAATGCTAAGGCAAAGCAGGTTAAGAAGAGACAGTAA